In Gemmatimonadota bacterium, the following proteins share a genomic window:
- a CDS encoding phosphotransferase: EGEEHVTWYPEVKEPVVISFGAAVAEIHQRADQFPKPYCRHHFDLQYLLDGPLQTLGSILQERRGEDLTFFKDYAEHMRRQISGLGKGKDIYGLIHADLHVGNILYHPDNGYCILDFDQCAFGWRAYDVATFKYNIIETVPDHLTDEIWRCFLEGYNQVRPLTQVELDCLPVFANAWTLWDIGETLVLATQWGGHRPDLVEGDLNQDEYLDEAVAALRGMV; encoded by the coding sequence TCGAGGGCGAGGAGCACGTGACCTGGTATCCCGAAGTGAAGGAACCGGTCGTGATCTCCTTCGGTGCTGCAGTAGCTGAAATACACCAGCGGGCGGACCAGTTTCCAAAACCTTACTGTCGTCATCATTTCGATCTGCAATACCTGCTGGACGGTCCGCTGCAGACGCTGGGGTCCATCCTGCAAGAGCGGCGCGGCGAAGACCTGACTTTCTTCAAGGATTACGCCGAGCACATGCGCCGGCAGATCAGCGGACTTGGAAAGGGTAAGGACATCTACGGTCTCATCCACGCCGATCTGCACGTCGGAAACATCCTGTACCATCCCGATAACGGCTACTGCATCCTTGATTTTGACCAGTGTGCCTTCGGCTGGCGGGCCTATGACGTGGCGACCTTCAAGTACAACATCATCGAGACGGTGCCCGACCATCTGACGGACGAGATCTGGCGCTGCTTCCTGGAGGGATATAACCAGGTGCGCCCATTGACGCAGGTGGAGCTGGACTGCCTGCCGGTATTCGCGAATGCCTGGACGCTATGGGATATCGGCGAGACGCTGGTGCTGGCTACGCAGTGGGGCGGTCACCGGCCGGACCTGGTCGAGGGAGATCTAAACCAGGATGAGTATCTGGACGAGGCGGTGGCGGCGTTGCGGGGGATGGTGTGA
- a CDS encoding RecQ family ATP-dependent DNA helicase, whose amino-acid sequence MDRHQAEKQLKIAVDDPNVRFREGQWEAIDALVNQRRKLIVVQYTGWGKSSVYFISTRILRDRGAGVTVIVSPLLALMRNQIDAAQRLGIRAETINSTNQYNWPDIKQDLQSDRVDALLISPERLSNEEFVDEVLLPVADRVGLFVVDEVHCISDWGHDFRPDYQRLVNVLKQMPPNMPVLGTTATANNRVIEDIEALLGDIEIHRGSLVRKSLVLQTLRLPDQASRLAWLARHIPKLPGTGIVYVLTVRDAEQVAQWLRQKGIEAYAYYGNVNHDDFEDSNQYRLYLEECLYKNEIKTLVATTALGMGYDKPDVGFVVHYQAPSSVVAYYQQVGRAGRAIDTAYGVLIAGMEDDEIHEYFRRTAFPDEEHVNSILAVLAEYDELSIAQIQQHLNLRYGQIDKVLKILSVENPSPVIRDGYRWRRTAVPYQIDRTKIERLSSQREIEWQEVQDYIDSEICLMSFLRNSLDDPENEKCWRCSVCIGEPVLDIDLDQLPIVEATRFLKQGDMPFKTKVRVADDAFPTYGFQGYLPQELRSSEGRIMSRWGDAGWGRMIAADKKTGVFRDELVAAMAEMIEKRWQPHPKPEWVTWVPSIRQPTLVSDFAIRLAIQLQLPFVDAIHKITDNEPQKDQQNIFHQSKNLDGVFRISDQIPEGPAILVDDVIDSGWTMTVLTTLLRQAGAGSIYPVALASADSGN is encoded by the coding sequence ATGGATAGACACCAAGCAGAGAAGCAGCTGAAAATCGCGGTAGATGATCCGAATGTACGATTTCGCGAAGGCCAATGGGAAGCGATTGACGCTCTAGTAAATCAGAGACGAAAATTGATCGTTGTTCAATATACAGGTTGGGGCAAAAGCTCAGTCTATTTCATAAGTACTCGTATTCTACGCGACCGGGGCGCCGGCGTAACGGTTATCGTATCGCCTCTCCTAGCATTGATGCGAAACCAAATTGATGCAGCGCAAAGGCTTGGTATCCGAGCGGAAACTATAAACTCCACGAATCAGTACAATTGGCCTGATATAAAACAGGATTTGCAATCCGACCGTGTTGATGCATTACTGATTTCACCAGAACGGCTTTCGAATGAGGAGTTCGTTGACGAAGTTTTGTTACCGGTGGCTGATCGCGTAGGCCTGTTTGTCGTTGATGAGGTACATTGCATCTCCGACTGGGGTCACGACTTTCGCCCCGACTATCAGCGATTGGTAAACGTGTTGAAACAAATGCCGCCGAATATGCCGGTTCTTGGTACCACCGCTACTGCCAATAACAGAGTAATTGAAGACATTGAAGCACTGCTAGGCGACATCGAAATCCATCGCGGTTCACTAGTCAGGAAAAGCCTTGTACTGCAAACACTGCGTCTACCAGATCAAGCGTCTCGGCTTGCTTGGTTAGCAAGGCATATCCCCAAGCTTCCCGGAACCGGAATTGTATATGTGCTGACAGTACGAGACGCCGAACAGGTTGCACAGTGGTTGCGACAAAAGGGGATAGAAGCATACGCTTATTATGGGAACGTGAATCACGACGACTTCGAGGACAGCAACCAGTATCGTCTTTATCTGGAAGAATGCTTGTATAAGAACGAGATAAAGACACTGGTGGCTACTACTGCTCTAGGTATGGGCTATGACAAGCCGGATGTAGGCTTTGTGGTACATTACCAGGCTCCTAGTTCTGTAGTGGCGTATTACCAACAGGTTGGCCGTGCGGGAAGAGCAATTGACACGGCTTACGGAGTTTTAATAGCAGGGATGGAGGATGATGAAATCCACGAGTATTTCCGTCGTACTGCGTTTCCAGATGAGGAACATGTAAACAGTATCCTTGCTGTTTTGGCTGAATATGATGAATTATCGATCGCCCAAATTCAGCAACATCTCAATCTCAGGTACGGGCAGATCGATAAGGTATTGAAGATACTAAGTGTTGAAAATCCATCGCCTGTGATTAGGGATGGTTACCGATGGCGCCGGACAGCGGTACCATACCAGATAGACCGCACTAAAATCGAACGCCTGTCATCGCAAAGAGAAATCGAGTGGCAGGAAGTCCAAGATTACATTGATTCAGAGATCTGCCTGATGTCCTTCCTGAGGAATTCACTCGATGATCCGGAAAACGAAAAGTGCTGGCGATGTTCAGTCTGTATTGGCGAACCTGTTTTGGATATCGATTTAGACCAATTGCCAATCGTTGAGGCAACTCGTTTCCTGAAACAAGGAGATATGCCATTCAAGACGAAAGTACGGGTAGCTGATGATGCGTTTCCAACATATGGCTTTCAAGGCTACCTGCCTCAGGAGTTACGGTCATCCGAAGGAAGGATAATGTCGCGTTGGGGAGATGCGGGTTGGGGTCGAATGATTGCTGCCGACAAGAAGACAGGTGTTTTTCGAGATGAGTTGGTGGCCGCCATGGCAGAGATGATCGAAAAGCGATGGCAACCACATCCCAAGCCAGAATGGGTAACCTGGGTACCATCGATCAGACAACCAACGTTGGTATCTGATTTTGCAATTAGACTCGCGATACAATTACAGTTGCCTTTCGTTGACGCCATACACAAGATTACAGATAATGAACCCCAGAAGGATCAGCAGAACATCTTTCATCAGAGCAAAAACCTGGATGGCGTTTTCAGGATTTCAGATCAGATTCCCGAAGGTCCCGCTATACTGGTTGATGACGTTATCGATTCAGGTTGGACAATGACGGTGCTAACCACTTTGTTGCGACAGGCTGGAGCCGGGTCGATCTATCCCGTGGCATTGGCTTCAGCGGATTCTGGGAATTGA